In a single window of the Nicotiana tomentosiformis chromosome 8, ASM39032v3, whole genome shotgun sequence genome:
- the LOC138897694 gene encoding uncharacterized protein, whose product MKPAYWDSDWQIDMNVQELLVIGDFDLLVHEVLREWATKNTKILPYLHCVQELIKRFTKIEFKHVPRIQNEFADALATLYSMIQHPDKNFIYLIPIGIHKHPAYCTHVEEESDGNPWFHGIKEYLAKGEYPEHATHTQKHKIRRLPNHFFQSRGIMYRRTPDLGYYSVSIPRRPPDCSRKYMPKLADRT is encoded by the coding sequence atgaagcCTGCATATTGGGACTCCGATTGGCAAattgacatgaatgttcaggagttgctggtaattGGAGATTTCGATCTTTTGGTGCATGAGGTTCTAAGAGAATGGGCTacgaagaacaccaaaatattgccatatttgcactgtgtacaagagctgatcaagaggttcacaaagatagagttcaaacatgttccaaggattcagaatgagtttgcagatgcattggccactttatattccatgatacaacaccccgACAAGAATTTCATCTATCTTAttccaataggaattcataagcaccCAGCTTACTGcactcatgttgaagaagagagtGATGGAAATCCGTGGTTCCATGGCATCAAGGAATATTTGGCAAAGGGAGAGTATCCAGAGCATGCAACCCATACTCAAAAGCACAAAATTCGAAGGTTacccaaccatttctttcaaagtagaggaattatgtatagaaggactcctgacctGGGTTACTACAGTGTGTCTATTCCAAGGAGGCCtccagattgctcgaggaaatacatgccgaaacttgcggaccgcacatga